From a region of the Vagococcus coleopterorum genome:
- a CDS encoding ABC transporter ATP-binding protein, translating to MKQPVVSAEHIKKVYGKKGERQHEALKDINFQVESGEFVGIMGPSGSGKTTLLNILSALDTPTQGDIKISGNSLKGLNDNQLSDFRAQKIGFIFQDFNLLENLTMEQNIALPLSLQGVSNRQIKSKVHQIARILGIQQILKSYPTEVSGGQKQRVAAARALVHQPDLLLGDEPTGALDSKNAKNLLEALKHLNEEYDTTILMVTHDAVSASYCKRILFIQDGEIYRELERKGSQPEFYQEILGVLANLELPEESLV from the coding sequence ATGAAACAACCAGTTGTATCAGCAGAACACATCAAGAAAGTCTATGGTAAAAAAGGGGAACGTCAACATGAGGCGTTAAAGGATATTAATTTCCAAGTAGAATCAGGAGAGTTTGTAGGGATTATGGGACCATCAGGATCCGGTAAAACAACTTTATTAAATATTTTGTCAGCCTTAGATACACCAACTCAAGGAGATATTAAAATTTCGGGAAATAGTCTAAAAGGGTTAAATGATAACCAGTTATCAGATTTCAGAGCACAAAAGATTGGTTTTATTTTCCAAGATTTTAATCTGTTAGAAAACTTAACAATGGAACAAAATATTGCCTTGCCATTATCGTTACAAGGGGTTTCTAATCGTCAGATTAAATCAAAGGTACATCAAATTGCACGTATCTTAGGTATTCAACAAATTTTAAAAAGCTATCCAACAGAAGTTTCTGGTGGACAAAAACAACGTGTGGCAGCAGCGAGAGCGCTGGTTCACCAACCTGATTTATTATTAGGAGATGAACCAACAGGGGCGTTAGACTCGAAAAATGCCAAGAATTTGTTAGAAGCATTAAAACATTTAAACGAAGAGTACGATACAACAATTTTAATGGTGACTCATGATGCAGTCAGTGCAAGTTATTGTAAACGTATTTTATTCATTCAAGATGGTGAAATCTATCGCGAGTTAGAACGAAAAGGTAGTCAACCAGAGTTTTATCAAGAAATTTTGGGAGTCTTAGCGAACTTAGAATTACCTGAAGAAAGTTTGGTGTAG